In Planctomycetaceae bacterium, a single window of DNA contains:
- a CDS encoding DNA translocase FtsK, with protein MKKPSNLASNLTSKALLVIGLAFILMLLCSCISFDAGDFPSKFVWPNNHPAENWCGSVGAFFAYYLTYYVGPGVFIALVSLGVACVVRLADKHISQPVLRTIGMMLVAASISSIIYMLRRESVSVLPTGSGGILGAATVIFLKKNFSLLGTVIIVLSGFIVGSILFADSLVMGLLHFIGAASMKVVSACIPAWATARGHSQKVSAIWKKLSEKKPQPQPTIAELVAEEAQQQAEVIAESSPQQSIQVDREIEHHLEKTPAPAMVIKQPTKSQVSAQQQQEKDEQAYESETYDGYILPPLDLLIEPEYNFGSVQEKIIKAKSVALEQVLTEFGLEAHVAGAEPGPTITMFELALAPGIKVSQIVNLSNDIARALGAPAVRVVAPLPGKHTIGIEVPNSQKETVRLKDLLQRADENYKKMQLPLFLGKDSSGKAIVSDLASMPHLLIAGTTGSGKSVCINSIIMSLMLTKRPDEVKLVLVDPKMVEMTAFAKIPHLMAPIVTEINKAEQIFEWATIKMDERYALFAEAGVKNIAGYNSLGTEELVRRFNPQTPDEEAKIPKRVPYFVIIVDELADLMMTSSKEIESYIVRIAQKSRAVGIHIVLATQRPQATVVTGLIKANLPSRISFRVSGRLDSRIVLDQNGAETLLGQGDMLFLKPGTSELVRAQGAFVDDGEVKKVVQHLAEQAEPQFHPELMQLNRIDAAAACDDDMFDDAVRVVLESQRGSVSLLQRKLSIGYARASRMIEAMATSGILGEYKGSQARECMMTLDEYEAARKQMSIDKQAGFADMQEPVEVIDEVDSDLEDDVDEDEGSEPDIGNNVKDYDCNRTPRPQHENTVA; from the coding sequence TTGAAAAAACCGTCTAATTTGGCTTCTAATTTGACATCGAAAGCTCTGCTTGTTATTGGGCTTGCGTTTATATTAATGCTTTTGTGCAGCTGCATCAGTTTTGATGCCGGCGATTTTCCAAGCAAGTTTGTCTGGCCGAACAATCATCCAGCCGAAAACTGGTGCGGTTCTGTCGGCGCATTTTTTGCGTATTATCTGACATACTACGTTGGGCCGGGCGTTTTCATCGCTCTTGTTTCCCTCGGCGTTGCGTGCGTTGTAAGGCTTGCTGACAAACATATAAGTCAGCCGGTTTTGCGGACAATCGGAATGATGCTCGTTGCGGCATCTATTTCATCTATTATATATATGCTTCGCAGGGAGAGTGTTTCAGTCCTGCCGACCGGCAGCGGTGGAATTCTCGGCGCGGCAACGGTTATATTCCTGAAGAAAAATTTCTCGCTGCTGGGCACTGTCATTATTGTGCTTAGCGGTTTTATTGTCGGCTCGATTCTTTTCGCGGATTCATTAGTTATGGGCTTGCTGCACTTTATCGGCGCAGCGTCGATGAAAGTTGTTTCGGCCTGCATACCTGCCTGGGCTACCGCAAGAGGTCATTCGCAAAAGGTTTCTGCAATCTGGAAAAAGCTAAGCGAAAAGAAACCACAGCCGCAGCCTACGATTGCAGAGCTTGTCGCCGAAGAAGCACAGCAGCAGGCGGAAGTTATTGCCGAGTCGTCGCCGCAGCAATCAATTCAGGTCGACCGCGAAATTGAACATCATCTTGAAAAAACACCCGCTCCGGCAATGGTTATCAAACAGCCGACCAAATCGCAGGTCTCCGCTCAACAGCAGCAGGAAAAAGATGAACAGGCTTATGAATCTGAAACTTATGACGGCTATATTCTGCCGCCTTTGGATTTACTTATTGAGCCGGAGTACAATTTTGGCTCGGTACAGGAAAAAATTATCAAGGCAAAATCGGTCGCTCTTGAACAGGTGCTTACGGAATTTGGTCTTGAAGCGCACGTAGCCGGTGCAGAGCCCGGCCCGACAATTACAATGTTCGAGCTTGCTCTTGCCCCCGGCATTAAAGTCAGTCAGATTGTGAACCTCTCGAACGACATCGCGCGTGCGCTTGGCGCACCGGCAGTTCGAGTTGTTGCGCCTCTGCCCGGCAAACATACAATTGGTATCGAAGTGCCGAACAGTCAGAAAGAAACCGTTCGTCTCAAAGACCTGCTTCAGCGGGCTGATGAAAACTATAAGAAAATGCAGTTGCCGTTGTTCCTCGGCAAGGATTCTTCCGGCAAGGCAATCGTCAGCGATTTGGCTTCTATGCCGCATCTGCTTATCGCCGGCACGACAGGTTCCGGAAAAAGCGTTTGCATCAACAGTATTATTATGAGTTTGATGCTGACCAAGCGGCCTGATGAAGTGAAACTTGTGCTGGTTGACCCGAAGATGGTTGAAATGACGGCCTTCGCGAAAATTCCGCATCTGATGGCGCCGATTGTTACGGAAATTAATAAGGCCGAGCAGATTTTCGAATGGGCAACGATAAAGATGGATGAGCGTTACGCTCTGTTCGCAGAAGCGGGCGTGAAAAATATCGCAGGCTATAATTCGCTCGGCACAGAAGAGCTTGTTCGCAGATTTAATCCGCAGACACCTGATGAAGAAGCGAAGATTCCAAAGAGAGTTCCGTATTTCGTGATTATCGTCGATGAGCTTGCGGACTTGATGATGACCTCATCGAAGGAAATTGAATCATATATAGTTCGTATCGCTCAAAAGAGCAGGGCGGTTGGCATTCATATTGTGCTCGCTACCCAGCGTCCGCAGGCGACGGTCGTTACAGGTCTTATCAAGGCGAACCTGCCGAGCAGAATAAGCTTCCGTGTTTCCGGTCGTCTCGATAGTAGAATCGTGCTCGACCAGAACGGCGCTGAAACGCTTCTCGGTCAGGGCGATATGCTCTTCCTCAAGCCCGGCACAAGTGAGCTTGTCCGTGCGCAGGGCGCGTTTGTCGACGACGGCGAAGTCAAAAAAGTTGTTCAGCATCTTGCCGAGCAGGCCGAGCCGCAATTCCATCCGGAACTTATGCAGCTTAATCGAATTGACGCAGCCGCTGCGTGTGATGATGATATGTTCGACGATGCGGTTCGCGTTGTGCTTGAATCGCAGCGAGGCAGTGTGTCTCTGCTGCAAAGAAAATTGAGTATCGGTTACGCCCGCGCAAGCAGAATGATCGAAGCGATGGCTACTTCCGGCATTCTTGGCGAATACAAGGGCAGTCAGGCTCGCGAATGTATGATGACGCTCGATGAATATGAAGCGGCAAGAAAACAGATGTCGATTGACAAGCAGGCAGGCTTTGCAGATATGCAGGAGCCTGTCGAAGTGATTGATGAGGTCGATTCCGATTTAGAGGATGACGTCGATGAAGATGAAGGATCCGAGCCGGACATTGGCAACAATGTAAAGGATTACGATTGTAATCGTACTCCTCGTCCGCAGCACGAGAATACAGTTGCATAG
- a CDS encoding PH domain-containing protein, translated as MEQNLKTESSLPGGTKQCPYCAELILSAAIKCKHCGEFLNKPLKNENKPADGDGEEENKSQFPLEVSPSFWLLMPSCLKMAIVLTISYFVALWPADSLFAKLKISAPMITSIEKYRMVVGISIAAAAVIIFLYKIIKLKSVRYKITQDRIEWSRGIMQRRVDNIDMFRIVDMKMERTLPDILVGIGSITLITSDKTDPNFKFEKLRSSKRIYDIIKKSSLDSDKKRNVVHLE; from the coding sequence ATGGAACAAAACCTAAAAACTGAAAGTTCTTTACCTGGCGGCACAAAGCAGTGTCCATACTGTGCGGAGCTGATTCTTTCGGCTGCGATAAAGTGCAAACACTGCGGCGAATTCCTTAATAAGCCTTTGAAGAATGAGAATAAACCTGCTGATGGGGACGGCGAAGAGGAAAACAAATCGCAATTTCCACTTGAAGTTTCGCCTTCGTTTTGGCTGCTTATGCCAAGTTGTTTGAAAATGGCGATAGTTCTGACTATTTCTTATTTTGTTGCACTTTGGCCAGCAGATAGTTTGTTTGCAAAACTTAAAATTTCCGCACCGATGATTACGTCGATTGAAAAATACCGAATGGTTGTTGGAATTTCCATTGCGGCGGCGGCTGTTATAATATTTTTATATAAAATTATAAAACTCAAGAGCGTCCGTTACAAAATCACTCAAGACCGCATTGAATGGTCTCGCGGTATTATGCAAAGGCGGGTCGATAATATTGATATGTTCCGCATTGTCGATATGAAGATGGAGCGAACCCTGCCGGATATTCTCGTCGGCATCGGCTCGATTACGCTTATTACCAGCGACAAAACCGACCCGAACTTTAAATTTGAAAAACTTCGCAGCTCGAAACGCATTTACGATATTATCAAAAAATCAAGTCTCGACTCCGACAAAAAACGCAACGTTGTCCATCTCGAATAA
- a CDS encoding sodium:alanine symporter family protein has protein sequence MESLNGFFTFLNSYLWGPPMLILLFGTHLFLTFRLRFIQKHIGLAIKLSVTREDDIKGDVSPFGALTTALAATIGTGNIVGVAIAIAIGGPGAVLWMWLTGLFGIATKYSEALLAVKYRVTTSDGTMLGGPMYALEKGLNMKWLGVLFCVFTMLAAFGIGNTVQANAISQLISHQFHINVYVTGTLLAIATALVILGGIKSIAHTCERLVPFMAAFYVIGCLVILLINASYVFPAIALICKSAFTPRAAGGGFIAATVMTAARLGVARGLFSNESGLGSAPIVAAAARSKNPVRQALVSSTGTFWDTVVVCAMTGLVLVTSIMKSPSGFENMNGAVLTTSVFAAVPVAGPIVLVVGLFTFTFSTILGWCYYGERAFEYLFGKKFIKMYRVAWVVAVFLGSVAAMPLVWNFADALNALMAIPNLISILCLSGVIVAETKKYLWENNIEASEEPHSVAVDFVPKPQFAEPALEKVAVGADESI, from the coding sequence ATGGAATCTTTGAATGGATTTTTCACCTTTCTGAATAGCTATCTTTGGGGGCCGCCGATGCTTATCCTCCTTTTCGGCACTCACCTATTTTTGACTTTCCGTTTAAGATTCATACAAAAGCACATCGGCCTTGCTATTAAATTATCCGTTACTCGTGAAGACGACATCAAAGGCGATGTAAGTCCTTTTGGCGCATTGACTACGGCACTTGCCGCGACAATCGGTACCGGCAATATTGTCGGCGTTGCGATTGCGATTGCGATTGGCGGGCCGGGCGCGGTTTTATGGATGTGGCTGACAGGCCTTTTCGGTATCGCTACAAAATATTCCGAAGCGCTGCTGGCGGTGAAGTATAGAGTTACGACTTCCGACGGCACAATGCTCGGCGGCCCGATGTACGCTTTGGAAAAAGGTTTGAATATGAAATGGCTCGGCGTGCTGTTTTGTGTTTTCACTATGCTTGCCGCTTTCGGCATCGGCAACACCGTCCAGGCAAACGCGATTTCGCAGCTTATCAGTCATCAGTTTCATATTAATGTATATGTAACCGGTACGTTGTTGGCGATTGCGACTGCGTTGGTTATTCTTGGGGGCATTAAATCGATAGCTCATACCTGCGAAAGGCTTGTTCCGTTTATGGCGGCTTTTTATGTTATAGGTTGTTTGGTTATACTTTTGATTAACGCTTCTTATGTTTTCCCTGCTATCGCATTGATTTGTAAATCTGCATTTACGCCACGCGCAGCCGGTGGCGGTTTTATTGCCGCGACGGTTATGACAGCCGCTCGTTTAGGAGTTGCCCGCGGATTGTTCTCGAATGAATCGGGTTTGGGTTCGGCTCCGATTGTCGCCGCGGCGGCAAGGTCAAAAAATCCTGTGCGTCAGGCGTTGGTTTCATCGACCGGGACTTTCTGGGATACGGTGGTTGTTTGCGCGATGACGGGTTTGGTACTTGTTACGAGTATTATGAAAAGCCCAAGCGGTTTTGAAAATATGAATGGTGCAGTTCTTACAACCTCTGTTTTCGCAGCCGTTCCTGTTGCCGGCCCGATAGTTTTAGTTGTCGGCCTGTTCACTTTCACATTCTCAACGATTCTCGGCTGGTGTTACTATGGCGAAAGGGCGTTCGAGTATCTTTTCGGTAAGAAATTTATCAAAATGTATCGAGTTGCGTGGGTTGTTGCGGTGTTTTTAGGTTCGGTCGCGGCAATGCCTTTGGTTTGGAATTTTGCCGATGCGCTGAATGCGTTGATGGCGATTCCGAATTTGATTTCGATTTTGTGCTTGTCCGGCGTGATAGTTGCCGAGACGAAGAAATATTTGTGGGAGAATAACATCGAGGCGTCCGAAGAGCCTCATTCTGTTGCGGTTGATTTTGTTCCAAAGCCGCAGTTTGCAGAGCCGGCGTTAGAGAAAGTCGCCGTCGGTGCGGATGAGTCAATATAA
- the cimA gene encoding citramalate synthase → MERIRIYDTTLRDGMQAEGISFSLDDKLAIAKHLDALDFDYIEGGYASSNDKEMQFFHDAVKLGLKRSKIAGFGNTRRADATVKDDISLNAILACQTPVATLVGKTWDMHVTEVLRCSLEDNIKLCAESVQYMKSKGLEVIFDAEHFFDGFRKNPEYSLKVLAAAIDAGADVICLCETNGGFLPNEVYEITKTVKQKFGKVSIGIHCHNDTDCAVANSLAAVHAGARHVQGTINGLGERTGNANLCTIIPNLALKMGFEVLSPDKIRMLTEMSRFVSETANLAPASNMPYVGESAFAHKAGLHVDALRKNKKTYEHIDPSLVGNERRFLISELSGKANILAKLEKANITQDPHLARKILIEVQNMENKGYQFEAAEASFELLIKKMMGVYKPFFTLEKFHVTVEKDLFGKMVSQATIKLVVDGSTEHVVSESNGPVDALYSSLCKALKRFYPCVLDMHLIDYKVRIVNPQAATAAITRVIIETRDKDSVWGTVGVSGNIIDASWQALVDSVEYKLLKDGLSPQK, encoded by the coding sequence ATGGAACGAATAAGAATTTACGATACAACTCTCCGTGATGGAATGCAGGCCGAGGGCATAAGTTTTTCGCTCGACGACAAACTGGCAATCGCAAAGCATCTCGATGCGCTCGACTTCGACTACATCGAAGGCGGCTACGCGTCCAGTAATGACAAGGAAATGCAGTTTTTTCACGACGCTGTAAAGCTTGGCCTGAAGCGTTCGAAAATCGCCGGCTTTGGCAATACCCGCCGAGCGGACGCGACCGTTAAAGACGATATTTCACTCAACGCGATACTTGCCTGTCAGACTCCAGTCGCCACACTCGTCGGCAAAACATGGGATATGCACGTAACCGAAGTGCTGCGATGCAGCCTTGAGGACAATATAAAACTCTGTGCCGAGTCGGTACAGTATATGAAATCCAAAGGGCTGGAAGTAATTTTCGACGCCGAGCATTTCTTCGACGGATTTAGAAAAAATCCAGAATATTCGCTCAAGGTTCTGGCAGCGGCAATCGATGCCGGTGCGGATGTAATTTGCCTTTGCGAAACTAACGGCGGATTCCTGCCGAATGAAGTTTACGAAATAACAAAAACAGTAAAGCAGAAATTCGGCAAAGTATCAATTGGCATTCATTGTCACAATGATACCGATTGCGCGGTCGCTAATTCTCTTGCCGCGGTGCACGCAGGCGCACGACATGTTCAGGGTACAATCAACGGTCTTGGCGAACGAACCGGCAACGCGAATTTATGCACTATAATTCCAAATCTTGCCCTGAAGATGGGCTTTGAGGTTTTGAGTCCGGACAAAATCAGAATGCTGACGGAGATGTCCCGCTTCGTATCTGAAACGGCGAATCTTGCGCCTGCTTCGAATATGCCGTATGTCGGCGAAAGCGCGTTTGCTCACAAAGCAGGCTTGCACGTCGATGCGCTGCGGAAAAACAAAAAAACTTACGAACACATCGACCCATCGCTTGTCGGCAATGAGCGCAGGTTTTTAATTTCCGAGCTTTCCGGCAAAGCGAACATTCTTGCCAAACTCGAAAAAGCGAACATAACACAGGACCCGCACCTTGCCCGCAAAATTCTGATTGAAGTTCAGAATATGGAAAACAAAGGCTACCAGTTTGAGGCCGCCGAGGCGAGTTTCGAGCTGCTGATAAAAAAAATGATGGGCGTTTACAAACCATTTTTCACTCTCGAAAAATTTCACGTTACGGTTGAAAAAGACCTTTTCGGGAAAATGGTTAGTCAGGCGACGATAAAACTTGTCGTTGACGGCTCAACCGAGCACGTTGTTAGTGAAAGTAATGGCCCCGTTGATGCTCTGTATAGTTCGCTTTGCAAAGCGCTGAAAAGATTTTATCCCTGTGTGCTTGATATGCATCTGATTGATTACAAGGTGCGAATTGTCAACCCACAGGCCGCGACTGCTGCGATAACGAGAGTAATTATTGAAACCCGTGATAAAGATTCGGTCTGGGGCACAGTCGGCGTTTCAGGAAATATCATCGATGCAAGCTGGCAGGCACTGGTTGACAGCGTGGAATATAAATTGCTCAAAGATGGTTTATCTCCGCAAAAGTAA
- a CDS encoding AAA family ATPase → MMALIKYDIMYKTRAITDLLFKLTSYFPVVVITGARQVGKSTFVKHIFGQKADYVLLDSLIDVESARTEPELFLNSHRQKPLILDEIQYVPQLVSAIKRRIDEDRSPGQYILTGSQQWSVMKSISESLVGRAVFLDLSGFSLQEITGKISKPWLAGWLENTNTFLEAAKQRLVPDSSLYEILWRGFLPEATLMPLDLVQKFHDAYFRTYIERDARQFADVSDWNLFGRFIRLVFALTAQEINYSQLGRELGITPQTSRKWVDILKATFQWFEIQAYSNNAVKRISNKPKGFALDTGLVCSAQAISSPNAVASHPLWGAIFETAAVSEIVKQCSLLNPTPNIYHWKTHRGAEVDIILERDGVFYPIEIKASARPSRKDISGIQAFRKTYPSIKIEKGLVIAPTEKFIQISENDYAIPWDCCIK, encoded by the coding sequence ATGATGGCATTGATAAAATACGACATTATGTACAAAACGAGAGCTATTACAGACCTATTATTTAAGCTGACAAGCTATTTTCCTGTGGTTGTAATCACCGGTGCGCGGCAAGTAGGGAAAAGCACTTTTGTAAAACATATTTTTGGCCAAAAGGCAGACTATGTTCTCCTTGATTCTTTAATAGATGTGGAGAGTGCAAGAACCGAGCCGGAGCTTTTTCTAAACAGTCATCGGCAAAAACCTCTGATATTGGATGAGATTCAATATGTACCTCAACTTGTCTCGGCGATAAAGCGAAGAATAGATGAAGACAGAAGTCCAGGCCAATACATTCTTACCGGTTCGCAGCAATGGTCGGTGATGAAATCTATTTCGGAAAGCCTGGTAGGCCGTGCGGTATTTCTTGATCTTTCTGGTTTTAGTTTACAGGAAATTACCGGCAAGATTTCAAAACCGTGGCTGGCAGGCTGGCTTGAAAATACAAATACTTTTCTTGAAGCAGCCAAACAGAGACTTGTGCCGGATTCTTCTTTATATGAAATTTTATGGCGTGGATTTTTGCCTGAAGCAACACTGATGCCGCTGGATTTAGTTCAAAAATTTCACGATGCTTATTTCAGGACATATATTGAACGTGACGCAAGACAGTTTGCGGATGTTTCAGACTGGAATCTATTTGGAAGATTTATTCGTCTTGTTTTTGCGCTGACGGCACAGGAAATTAATTACAGCCAATTGGGCAGAGAACTTGGAATTACTCCGCAAACGTCGCGCAAATGGGTGGATATCTTAAAGGCTACTTTTCAATGGTTTGAAATTCAAGCTTATTCAAATAATGCAGTCAAAAGAATCAGCAACAAGCCTAAAGGATTTGCTTTGGATACCGGTCTTGTTTGCAGCGCACAGGCAATATCATCGCCCAATGCCGTAGCTTCACATCCGTTGTGGGGCGCTATTTTTGAAACGGCAGCAGTAAGTGAAATTGTCAAGCAGTGCTCACTTTTAAATCCGACACCTAATATTTACCACTGGAAAACACACCGCGGGGCAGAAGTTGATATAATTCTTGAAAGGGACGGAGTTTTTTATCCTATAGAAATCAAAGCCTCGGCCAGACCTTCACGCAAAGATATAAGCGGCATTCAAGCGTTCAGGAAAACTTACCCGAGTATTAAAATTGAAAAAGGATTGGTTATTGCGCCAACGGAGAAATTTATTCAAATTTCTGAAAATGATTATGCGATACCGTGGGATTGCTGCATTAAATAA
- the dnaE gene encoding DNA polymerase III subunit alpha, with protein sequence MADKGFSHLHLHTQYSLLDGAIIPKKLFARCLADGQTAVAITDHGNMFGAVDFYLSAKAAHVKPIIGIEAYIAPDSRHNKNKSSISDAAYHLVLLAENNTGYKNLLKLSSIGYTEGFYYRPRIDKEVLAEYNEGLICASACLKGEINVMLARQDMDAAKRVVEEYLKIFGDNRFFMEVQEHEPTDVPHVRGAIIDLAKKMGLPLLATNDCHFLNAEDYEAHDALTCISTGKKVNEEGRLHYPKDVYVKTNQEMREMFADVPEACDNTVLVAERCNVEIDTKTRHAPSFKPADGSKPEKFLIKLCYEGAKKRYGEITPEIKQRLDHELKVIESKGFSSYFLIVWDFCRFAAENNIPTGARGSGVGTVVGYCLGLCNVDPIRYDLLFERFMDPERNEMPDIDIDICQDGRAKVLEYVRSKYGHIAQIITFGTMKARGVLRDVGRVLDLPLAEADKLAKLVPATLNITLEEAIVQEPDLKAAYDNNPAARNVIEIGKKLEGLARHASVHACGVVIADEPLTNFVPLYRDPKSSDIVTQYEGPLVDKIGLLKMDFLGLRTLSVIQHTIDLVESTHGVKIDIEKIELNDHKVFEIFASGKTKGIFQFESGGMQDLLMRLKPDRIEDLIAANALYRPGPMALIGDFIDRKHGAKWEVPHQIMREVLEETFGIMVYQEQVMRICNRLGDIPLRQAYTLIKAISKKQADTISKQKEQFLKGCGEKGLSQRQADDIFELIERFAGYGFNKSHATRYSFIAFQTAYLKAYWPIEFMASLLTYERGDAERVAEYIGECRRMGIEVAPPNINESFINFTVIYQQQHETKQNSGLIRFGLAAVKGVGDKAVEQIIAARENIGQFHSLFHFCENVDLRLVNKQVIESLIKAGAFDDLGGSRAQMMAGLEIGMKAGANMQNDKANGQMGLFESAEMKKDYAKDHLKLPDVPAWPETQMLTYEKEVLGLYVTKNPLSEHADMISVYSTMNTSHLKNDSSGKPAIIGGMVQKIRSIITRNGRNAGAKMAVFTLADLQGSCEVVMWSDCFAVFGGMLTVDRILFVRGKVDLTRETPQIICEELIDLEHAPTKIAANRSVSILIEEIAATKEKIASLKHICAAHRGRSPVYITIKTISGVKVKTMAGKSLSVNPTTDFCRQMENLVGTENFQLR encoded by the coding sequence ATGGCGGATAAAGGATTTAGTCATTTACATTTACACACACAGTATTCGCTGTTGGATGGAGCGATTATACCAAAAAAACTCTTTGCCAGGTGTCTGGCGGACGGACAAACAGCGGTTGCCATCACAGACCACGGAAATATGTTCGGTGCTGTCGATTTTTACCTCTCGGCAAAAGCTGCGCATGTAAAACCAATCATCGGTATCGAAGCATATATCGCACCTGACAGCAGACATAACAAAAATAAATCGTCTATCTCCGACGCGGCTTATCATCTTGTATTGCTGGCTGAAAACAATACCGGCTACAAAAATCTGCTCAAACTTTCGAGTATCGGCTACACCGAAGGCTTTTACTATCGGCCCCGCATCGATAAGGAAGTTCTGGCTGAATACAACGAAGGATTAATTTGCGCATCTGCATGTCTTAAAGGCGAAATCAATGTAATGCTCGCACGGCAGGATATGGACGCAGCGAAACGCGTTGTTGAAGAATATCTAAAAATCTTCGGCGACAATCGATTCTTTATGGAGGTTCAGGAACACGAGCCGACCGACGTGCCGCATGTGCGGGGCGCGATTATCGATTTGGCAAAAAAGATGGGGCTGCCGCTGCTTGCGACGAACGATTGCCATTTTCTCAACGCCGAAGACTATGAAGCGCACGATGCGCTTACCTGCATCAGTACCGGCAAGAAAGTCAACGAAGAAGGCAGACTGCATTATCCGAAAGATGTTTATGTAAAGACTAATCAGGAAATGCGCGAGATGTTCGCTGATGTTCCCGAAGCGTGCGATAATACGGTACTCGTCGCAGAACGATGCAATGTCGAAATCGATACAAAGACAAGACACGCACCAAGTTTCAAGCCGGCTGATGGAAGCAAGCCGGAGAAATTCCTCATTAAACTCTGCTACGAAGGCGCGAAAAAACGCTACGGCGAAATTACGCCTGAAATAAAACAAAGGCTCGACCACGAATTAAAAGTCATCGAGAGCAAGGGATTTTCCAGTTACTTTCTAATCGTTTGGGACTTTTGCAGATTCGCTGCTGAAAATAATATTCCGACCGGCGCAAGAGGAAGCGGCGTCGGCACGGTCGTCGGTTATTGTCTGGGGCTGTGCAATGTTGACCCGATTCGATACGATTTGCTGTTCGAGCGGTTTATGGACCCTGAACGAAACGAAATGCCTGATATTGATATTGACATCTGCCAGGACGGACGCGCGAAGGTTCTCGAATACGTCCGCAGCAAATACGGCCATATCGCGCAGATTATAACTTTCGGAACAATGAAAGCTCGCGGAGTTCTTCGAGACGTCGGCAGAGTTTTGGATTTGCCGCTGGCCGAAGCGGACAAGCTGGCGAAGTTAGTGCCGGCGACTTTGAATATTACACTCGAAGAAGCGATAGTACAGGAGCCGGATTTAAAAGCCGCTTATGATAATAATCCCGCGGCAAGAAATGTAATTGAAATCGGCAAAAAACTTGAAGGCCTTGCGCGACACGCATCGGTGCACGCCTGCGGCGTTGTTATCGCTGATGAGCCGCTGACAAATTTTGTGCCATTGTATCGCGATCCGAAATCGAGCGATATTGTAACACAGTATGAAGGGCCGCTGGTTGACAAAATTGGCTTGCTGAAAATGGATTTTCTCGGATTGCGGACGCTGTCTGTTATTCAGCATACAATCGACCTCGTAGAATCGACGCACGGCGTAAAAATCGATATCGAAAAAATTGAACTCAACGACCATAAGGTTTTTGAGATTTTCGCATCGGGCAAAACAAAAGGCATATTCCAGTTTGAATCCGGCGGTATGCAGGATTTGCTTATGCGGCTCAAGCCCGACCGAATCGAAGACCTCATCGCGGCGAACGCGCTTTACAGGCCGGGCCCGATGGCGCTTATCGGTGATTTCATCGACCGCAAACACGGAGCAAAGTGGGAAGTGCCGCATCAGATTATGCGCGAAGTGCTCGAAGAAACCTTCGGCATTATGGTCTATCAGGAACAGGTTATGCGTATCTGCAATAGGCTGGGCGATATTCCCCTGCGGCAGGCGTATACGCTGATTAAGGCTATCAGTAAAAAACAGGCCGATACAATTTCAAAACAGAAAGAACAGTTCCTAAAAGGCTGCGGCGAAAAGGGATTGAGTCAGCGGCAGGCAGACGATATTTTCGAGCTTATCGAACGGTTCGCAGGCTACGGCTTTAATAAAAGTCACGCTACAAGATATTCGTTTATCGCATTTCAAACCGCGTATCTGAAAGCGTATTGGCCGATTGAATTTATGGCCTCGCTTTTAACTTATGAACGAGGTGACGCCGAAAGAGTCGCTGAATATATCGGCGAGTGCAGGAGAATGGGAATTGAAGTTGCCCCGCCGAATATAAACGAAAGCTTCATCAACTTTACAGTGATTTATCAGCAGCAGCATGAGACAAAACAAAACTCCGGACTGATTAGATTCGGTCTTGCGGCGGTTAAAGGTGTCGGCGACAAGGCCGTCGAGCAGATTATAGCTGCGCGTGAAAATATCGGACAATTTCACAGTCTGTTTCACTTCTGCGAAAATGTGGATTTGCGGTTAGTCAACAAACAGGTTATCGAATCGCTGATTAAAGCCGGCGCGTTCGACGATTTGGGCGGAAGCAGAGCGCAAATGATGGCCGGTCTTGAAATAGGAATGAAAGCCGGCGCAAATATGCAAAACGATAAAGCAAACGGACAGATGGGATTGTTCGAATCGGCCGAGATGAAAAAAGATTACGCCAAAGACCATTTGAAGCTGCCTGATGTGCCGGCCTGGCCCGAAACACAAATGCTGACTTACGAAAAAGAAGTGCTCGGACTTTATGTTACGAAAAATCCGCTAAGCGAACACGCCGATATGATTAGCGTTTACAGCACGATGAACACTTCGCATTTAAAAAACGATTCGTCAGGCAAGCCGGCAATTATCGGCGGAATGGTGCAGAAGATTCGCAGTATTATCACACGCAACGGACGAAACGCCGGGGCGAAAATGGCGGTCTTTACACTTGCCGATTTGCAGGGAAGCTGCGAGGTTGTGATGTGGTCGGATTGCTTTGCGGTATTCGGGGGTATGCTGACGGTCGATAGGATTCTGTTCGTACGCGGCAAAGTTGATTTGACCAGAGAAACGCCGCAGATTATTTGCGAAGAGTTGATTGACCTCGAACACGCACCAACGAAAATCGCGGCAAATCGCAGCGTTAGTATTCTTATCGAAGAAATCGCGGCAACGAAAGAAAAAATCGCATCGCTCAAACACATCTGCGCAGCACATCGCGGCAGAAGCCCGGTTTATATTACAATCAAAACAATCAGCGGCGTTAAAGTGAAAACAATGGCGGGCAAAAGTTTGTCAGTAAATCCAACAACGGATTTTTGCAGACAGATGGAAAACCTTGTGGGAACAGAAAATTTTCAGTTGAGGTAA